Within Palaemon carinicauda isolate YSFRI2023 unplaced genomic scaffold, ASM3689809v2 scaffold2208, whole genome shotgun sequence, the genomic segment TTATCTGTACATATTCATCATGTTACcatgaaaatattattgaatatgtTATAGACTCTAAATTGTGTTCGTTTTAATTAATtctaataaatatttgaattttcataCAAGTTAATAGttcttattatccttttttttaaattaaaaaattgcTTAAAGATAAAGGCTTAGATGGAAAGTCAAACTGTTGCTAATAAAGGGATTTAATATTAAAGATATGAGACAATTTATAAGATATGTGGTAAATGGTATCTTTTGTGTGAAGGGTAAAAGGCAGGTTCTCTTTCATTGAAGATTCATCTAAGATTATgaggatttgttattattattctctttactCAAAAGTCAGTCATTGTAAGAAGATAAGATTTCATGTTTTAAGAATTGTATaactctataaattattattaaaacctaGAAATATTTCTGACTAATTTTAAAACTTAATCAAAGCTTCAACGGAAAATGCTTATGATTAAACAATTATTACATCATAAAACTTTCATGTCAAGAATATTGTGCACATTTCAATATTGTATTTTCTCAGCAATGGTTAGACCAAGCATTGATAAATTGATATTACTTAGACAACGACTCTCTATAAAATAGAAATGCGTTAGTCATAAGAGGTAATCAAAGGACAAATATGTTTAAGATAGAAATTAGTGATAATATACAACCCTTTTTTTATAGAAATcacattaattcatttttttagaggaaatcataaaaaaaaaatttcttcatagaGAACAAAGTACTAAACATCGTTGCTATACTGAATTTACATATATGATAAAGCATCCAAACGTATAGAGGTAGAATCCTTATTTATTGAGGGCTACcgtaaaaaaattttcattgaaacCAATTAGAGTCTTCAGTAAAGATAACCTTATTATTTTGAAGACTAAATCAAAGCATACCATCtaagataattatagtaatactttGATAAAAACAAGATTAATCAATTCTTCATAAAAGAGTATGAAAGGAAATTGATATAATGAGCCCAATCGTTTTTAGAAGAATTTTGAGGAAATAAAACCTTATATCCTTTTATTCCTTTCTACCTGGGATCTACCTCTACTTCATTACACAAAGTTTCCTTCAGAAGATCAAGTCTTAATAAGATCTCCTTTTACCTCCAAGTCTTACATTTCCTAAGACTTTTAACCTCATTgcttgattcattctctctctctctctctctctctctctctctctctctctctctctctctctctctctctctctctctctctctcttcacatacacacacatacacacacacacacatatttatatatatatatatatatatatatatatatatatatatatatatatatatatatatatatatatatatatatatatatatatatatttatatatatatatatatatatatatatatatatatatatatatatatatatatatatgtatatatttatctatgcatatatatatatatatatatatatatatatatatatatatatatatatatatatactgtatatatatatatatatatatatatatatatatatatatatatatatatacatatatatacatatatatatatatatatatatatatatatatatatatatatatatatatatatatatatatatacaaatatatatatgtatatatatatatatatatatatatatatatatatatatatatatatatatatatatatatatatatatatatatatatatatatatatatatatatacatatatatatacaaacatatatatatatatatatatatatatatatatatatatatatatatattatatatacatacatacacatatatatatatatatatatatatatatatatatatatgtgtgtgtgtgtgtgtgtgtgtgtgtgcctgtgtgtatcgtTGAAAATATTGAATTTCTATCATGTAAAAACTATCAAAGCATTAAACATATTGAAAACATTTTAAATTACAACaggttttttcttctttcttgaaaATCTTTGTACATTGTTACATGCAAAACACGTTCCAATCGATACATTGCTTTGTCCAAATTCTAAATCTGGTCCTAATATTGACATATGTCTATGGTCCACACTCTCCATTCTATTAGCTGTCTATTCTTTGATACCCTATGGATAAGCCTGTCAACctttttccaattaaaaaaaatagactttatcttcaaaaatcatatttttttttttttagtttacctggAAGGTTTCTTAtttgatatattataatattttccccTAATTAGAtgtgtatttaattttaattatatcaataattaatattttccaaaattttattatgaAGATTTGTAGTAGATTACTACTGCTCTCCTGTTCTGCCAATAGAATAACTTGAGACAGAGATAATAATGTCTACTTTTaattactaactctctctctctctctctctctctctctctctctctcctctctcctctctctctctctctctctctctctctctctctctctctctctgataactcgAAAATCATATAAAGGTAATAAATACTTAATCACTCATTCTGACAGCCATTTTAatgaaaaaacagacaaaaatcgTAGCTTTCTTTTATCTCTCAGACCTTCTCGAGATATAGTAGAATAAAAGAATATGAACCAAACAGGCAGGAAGAATGTTTCTTACGATGAAAGGAAAGAATGCAAACATCGCTaccattattctgaaaatacacaaaaataaaaactagttaTTAAAAAAATGACTGTGATCGAAGAATTGGATTAGATGAGTTGGCTAGTTTTctgaaaactattatttttctaaGTATCATGAAGTGAATGAGTAatcattcaagaaaattatttttattaattggtctttgttaagtataactttgaagacgagatggtaatcttgGTGGGCAATATAGAGATAATGGACTAAATCATAATTAATCATAAGACCGATTTGCCCTATATTCTAGAGTATATCCAACATTGTATTCAAAGGAATGGGAACTTTTTCTAGTATATTATATTGACATAGCCATTAACTATTCCCTAATATGCATGGAAGAAGCACTGCTcgacaaataatttggaattagttGTCCATCCTTCGGAGAATAACTTGAAACTTGTTGGCCTACACTTggtgaataattttggacgagttgattctctttatttgaatatgtagagacgagttgaccatcattcggagatgtgtaggaagccacgggctgcttgagtgttgtaactgataatatatttccttttggttcgtgtagcatttgcgtattcgtaatggtgccttgcgtacccggagagatcctattggatgttacgccactcatatcgtctatggtttgtacgctgcttatgtagtctggcgGCCAGTCATGCTGGGATTCCTCTTCGAAGGCTGAGGCCAGGTTGCTatgcattgtgatagaaggcctcagggttccataatgccctggggcatatattgtcttacagTTGTCCCCAGACGAGTGCAACTGGATGTCACT encodes:
- the LOC137636063 gene encoding uncharacterized protein, giving the protein MRKDFPYTTALSLTVAIACSLLILNILVLTTVYYRHKANRQSLAKVSQDANSESGSDIQLHSSGDNCKTIYAPGHYGTLRPSITMHSNLASAFEEESQHDWPPDYISSVQTIDDMSGVTSNRISPGTQGTITNTQMLHEPKGNILSVTTLKQPVASYTSPNDGQLVSTYSNKENQLVQNYSPSVGQQVSSYSPKDGQLIPNYLSSSASSMHIRE